The following are encoded in a window of Bacillus sp. SORGH_AS_0510 genomic DNA:
- the hbs gene encoding non-specific DNA-binding protein Hbs: protein MNKTELINAVAEASELSKKDATKAVDAVFDAILDALKNGDKVQLIGFGNFEVRERAARKGRNPQTGEEIEIGASKVPAFKPGKALKDAVK from the coding sequence ATGAACAAGACAGAACTTATTAATGCAGTTGCTGAAGCTAGCGAGCTTTCTAAAAAGGACGCTACTAAAGCAGTTGATGCTGTTTTTGATGCGATTTTAGATGCTTTGAAAAACGGTGATAAAGTGCAATTAATCGGCTTTGGAAACTTTGAAGTACGTGAGCGTGCAGCACGTAAAGGTCGTAACCCACAAACTGGTGAAGAGATCGAAATCGGTGCAAGCAAAGTTCCAGCTTTTAAACCAGGTAAAGCGCTTAAAGATGCAGTGAAATAA
- a CDS encoding DUF2768 domain-containing protein, with the protein MSPAMIKMWISIGGMGLMFLAIITIYLSRYKLKGILRVITAIFAYLFMIIAGLTLLIVFFT; encoded by the coding sequence TTGTCACCAGCAATGATAAAAATGTGGATTTCAATTGGAGGAATGGGCCTAATGTTCCTTGCAATTATTACCATATATTTAAGCAGGTATAAATTAAAAGGTATCCTTCGAGTCATAACTGCAATTTTTGCATATTTATTTATGATTATTGCGGGTTTAACTTTACTAATTGTTTTCTTTACTTAA
- a CDS encoding YpfB family protein, with the protein MKKVEQLLMKVVIIQFIFLFLSQLFFHQMDIFPEIKQLTKYEGVNENTFTDILQTFQGK; encoded by the coding sequence ATGAAAAAAGTTGAGCAATTATTAATGAAAGTGGTTATTATTCAGTTCATATTCCTATTTTTATCACAACTATTTTTTCATCAAATGGATATCTTTCCGGAAATTAAGCAATTAACTAAATATGAAGGTGTAAATGAGAATACATTTACAGATATTCTCCAAACCTTTCAAGGAAAATAA
- the der gene encoding ribosome biogenesis GTPase Der: MVKPVIAIVGRPNVGKSTIFNRIVGERVSIVEDIPGVTRDRIYSSGEWLTHDFNVIDTGGIDIGDEPFLEQIRQQAEVAIDEADVIIFLTNGREGVTAADEEVAKILYKSKKPIVLGVNKIDNPEMREQIYDFYALGFGEPIPVSGSHGLGLGDLLDEAAKHFPKNKQADYDDDVIKFSLIGRPNVGKSSLVNAILGEERVIVSNIAGTTRDAVDSPYTYNGDKYVIIDTAGIRKKGKVYESTEKYSVLRALRAIERSDVVLVVINAEEGIIEQDKKIAGYAHEAGRAVVIVVNKWDAVEKDEKTMRELEQKIREHFLFLSYAPIVFLSAKTKKRIHTLLPMINTASENHSMRVETSVLNDVIMDAVAMNPTPTDKGKRLKIYYATQVAVKPPTFVVFVNEPELLHFSYERFLENRIRDAFGFEGTPIKIYARERK, encoded by the coding sequence ATGGTTAAACCTGTTATTGCCATTGTTGGGCGACCGAACGTTGGGAAATCAACGATTTTTAATCGAATTGTTGGTGAACGAGTGTCAATCGTCGAGGATATTCCAGGAGTAACAAGAGATCGGATTTATAGTTCTGGTGAATGGTTAACACACGACTTTAATGTTATTGATACGGGTGGTATTGATATCGGTGACGAACCGTTTTTGGAACAAATTCGTCAGCAAGCAGAAGTGGCTATTGATGAAGCAGATGTTATTATCTTTCTTACCAATGGACGAGAAGGAGTAACTGCTGCGGATGAAGAAGTAGCGAAAATACTTTATAAATCTAAAAAGCCGATTGTATTAGGTGTAAACAAAATTGATAATCCAGAGATGCGTGAGCAAATCTATGATTTTTATGCACTTGGATTTGGTGAGCCGATTCCAGTATCCGGATCTCATGGACTAGGGCTTGGAGATTTATTAGATGAAGCAGCAAAACATTTTCCGAAAAATAAACAAGCAGACTATGATGATGATGTGATCAAGTTTTCCTTGATTGGACGCCCAAATGTAGGGAAGTCGTCCCTTGTTAATGCAATCCTAGGTGAAGAGCGAGTCATAGTAAGTAATATTGCAGGTACTACTCGTGATGCCGTCGATTCTCCATATACGTATAATGGAGATAAATATGTCATAATTGATACTGCAGGGATACGAAAAAAGGGAAAAGTTTATGAAAGTACGGAGAAGTACAGTGTACTTCGGGCACTTAGAGCGATTGAGCGTTCGGACGTAGTCTTGGTGGTTATTAATGCTGAAGAAGGTATTATTGAGCAAGACAAAAAAATTGCTGGATATGCACATGAGGCTGGACGAGCTGTAGTTATTGTCGTTAATAAATGGGACGCAGTCGAAAAAGATGAAAAGACCATGAGAGAGCTAGAACAAAAGATTAGAGAACATTTCTTATTTCTTAGTTATGCTCCAATTGTATTCCTTTCTGCAAAAACGAAGAAGCGAATTCATACTCTCCTTCCGATGATTAACACAGCGAGTGAGAACCACTCCATGCGTGTAGAAACAAGTGTGTTGAATGATGTGATTATGGACGCGGTTGCTATGAATCCGACACCAACTGACAAAGGTAAACGCTTGAAGATTTATTACGCAACTCAAGTAGCAGTAAAGCCTCCTACTTTTGTTGTCTTTGTCAATGAACCCGAATTATTGCATTTCTCCTATGAACGTTTCCTAGAAAACAGAATTAGGGATGCTTTTGGTTTTGAGGGAACCCCTATCAAAATTTACGCTAGAGAAAGAAAATAA
- the fni gene encoding type 2 isopentenyl-diphosphate Delta-isomerase encodes MSRSERKWDHIRFALQKGQNNLSLFDDIKFIHQSLPDIRVSDVRLDHSIGELSLSSPIFINAMTGGGGDKTYRINKELAMVANHTGVAIAVGSQMSAIKDKSERYTYEIVRKENPKGIVFANLGSEATVENAKTAVNMLEADALQIHLNVIQELTMPEGDRDFSGALKRIEAINKFVGVPVIVKEVGFGMAKETVESLFSIGVAAVDVGGSGGTNFAEIESKRREKALPFFHQWGIPTSISIIEAASIKNAAIIGSGGFLNSIDLAKGLAIGANAIGFAGHFLRILVENGIEALQNEIESLHHELKLIMTALGAKSITDLQKAPLMISGETFHWLSQRGIETKHFSQRSIK; translated from the coding sequence GTGTCTAGATCGGAAAGAAAATGGGATCACATTCGCTTTGCTTTGCAAAAAGGACAAAACAATTTATCTCTTTTTGATGATATTAAATTTATTCATCAAAGCTTACCGGATATCCGTGTGTCCGATGTTCGATTAGACCACTCAATTGGCGAACTTTCTTTAAGTTCGCCAATTTTTATCAATGCGATGACTGGTGGCGGTGGGGATAAAACCTATCGGATAAACAAAGAACTGGCAATGGTAGCTAATCATACCGGGGTGGCAATAGCAGTTGGTTCGCAAATGTCTGCAATCAAAGATAAAAGCGAGCGTTATACATATGAAATTGTGAGGAAAGAAAACCCAAAAGGGATAGTCTTCGCAAATCTAGGCAGTGAAGCAACAGTAGAAAATGCTAAAACCGCAGTCAATATGCTTGAGGCAGATGCATTGCAAATCCATTTAAATGTTATCCAGGAACTTACAATGCCTGAAGGAGATCGAGATTTTTCGGGTGCATTAAAAAGAATTGAAGCCATTAATAAATTTGTGGGAGTTCCGGTAATTGTCAAAGAGGTTGGTTTCGGGATGGCTAAAGAAACTGTCGAATCTCTTTTCTCTATAGGTGTAGCGGCGGTTGACGTCGGTGGTTCTGGAGGGACAAATTTTGCGGAAATTGAAAGCAAACGCCGTGAAAAAGCACTCCCATTCTTTCACCAATGGGGCATTCCTACATCCATATCTATTATTGAAGCTGCTTCTATCAAGAATGCTGCAATCATTGGCTCGGGGGGATTTTTAAATTCTATTGATTTGGCTAAGGGATTAGCGATAGGTGCAAATGCTATCGGGTTTGCAGGCCATTTTTTACGAATCCTAGTAGAAAATGGAATCGAAGCCTTGCAAAATGAAATAGAATCCCTCCACCATGAATTAAAATTGATTATGACTGCTTTAGGGGCAAAGTCCATTACAGACCTACAAAAAGCACCTCTCATGATTTCAGGTGAAACCTTCCATTGGCTTAGCCAAAGGGGAATAGAAACGAAACATTTTAGCCAGCGTTCGATAAAATAA
- a CDS encoding NAD(P)H-dependent glycerol-3-phosphate dehydrogenase: MLDQKAAVAVVGAGSWGTALAMVLADNSHEVRLWSHKEDQVKEINECHTNEKYLPGIVLPELIVGYASLHDALLGVETVILAVPTKAIREVLGKVREVLSRPITIAHVSKGIEPDTLLRISEMIKEEMPNDLLQDVVVLSGPSHAEEVSLRHPTTVTVSSENMVAAEKIQDLFINHNFRVYTNSDVIGVEIGGALKNIIALAAGITDGLGYGDNAKAALITRGLAEIARLGTKMGANPLTFSGLTGIGDLIVTCTSVHSRNWRAGNLLGKGKTLDEVLDNMGMVVEGVRTTKAAHQLAKKYEVNMPITAALYDVLFNGKNAKDAVDVLMARGKTHEMEDLVNVLDERNI, from the coding sequence ATGCTGGATCAGAAAGCAGCAGTAGCTGTTGTAGGCGCAGGAAGCTGGGGCACAGCACTAGCGATGGTGTTAGCCGATAATTCTCATGAAGTGCGTTTATGGAGCCATAAGGAAGACCAGGTGAAGGAAATTAATGAATGCCATACGAATGAAAAATATTTACCTGGAATTGTTCTCCCAGAATTAATCGTTGGGTATGCATCGTTACACGATGCATTACTGGGAGTTGAAACTGTGATTTTGGCAGTTCCAACAAAGGCTATTCGTGAAGTGTTAGGGAAAGTTCGTGAGGTATTATCAAGACCTATTACCATTGCACATGTGAGTAAAGGGATTGAACCCGATACACTTTTACGTATATCAGAAATGATTAAAGAGGAAATGCCTAATGATTTATTACAGGATGTTGTTGTCCTTTCTGGTCCTAGTCATGCCGAAGAGGTTAGTCTAAGACACCCCACAACGGTTACTGTTTCCTCTGAGAATATGGTTGCAGCCGAAAAAATTCAGGATTTATTTATCAACCATAATTTCCGAGTATATACAAATTCTGATGTAATCGGAGTTGAAATTGGTGGAGCATTAAAGAATATCATTGCCTTAGCAGCTGGAATCACAGATGGCTTAGGTTATGGAGATAATGCTAAAGCCGCGTTAATCACCCGAGGATTGGCAGAAATAGCCCGTCTTGGGACTAAGATGGGTGCAAACCCATTAACGTTCTCTGGCTTAACTGGAATTGGAGATCTTATTGTTACTTGTACAAGTGTTCACTCTAGAAACTGGAGAGCTGGAAATTTGTTGGGTAAAGGAAAAACCCTAGATGAAGTTCTTGATAACATGGGAATGGTTGTAGAGGGGGTTAGGACAACTAAAGCTGCTCATCAGTTAGCAAAGAAGTATGAGGTTAATATGCCGATTACTGCTGCCTTATATGATGTCCTTTTTAATGGGAAGAATGCAAAAGATGCAGTAGATGTCTTGATGGCTCGTGGGAAGACTCATGAAATGGAAGATTTAGTTAATGTGTTAGATGAGCGGAATATCTAA
- the spoIVA gene encoding stage IV sporulation protein A: MEKVDIFKDIAERTGGDIYLGVVGAVRTGKSTFIKKFMELVVLPNINSEAERSRAQDELPQSAAGKTIMTTEPKFVPNQAATVHVDEGLNVNIRLVDCVGYTVPGAKGYEDENGPRMITTPWYEEPIPFHEAAEIGTRKVIQEHSTIGVVVTTDGTIGEIPRSNYIEAEERVINELKEVGKPFIMVVNSAQPYHPSTETLRSSLAEKYDIPVLAMSVESMRDSDVLNVLREALYEFPVLEVNVNLPSWVMVLRENHWLRESYQEAVKETVKDIKRLRDVDRVVQQFSDFDFIDKAGLAGIEMGSGVAEIDLFAPDELYDDILKEIVGVEIRGKDHLLELMQDFAHAKAEYDHISDALKMVKQTGYGIASPTLSDMSLEEPEIIRQGARFGVRLRAVAPSIHMIKVDVESEFAPIIGTEKQSEELVRYLMQDFEDDPLSIWNSDIFGRSLSSIVREGIQAKLSLMPENARYKLKETLERIINEGSGGLIAIIL; this comes from the coding sequence TTGGAAAAGGTAGATATTTTTAAAGATATTGCCGAGAGAACTGGAGGCGATATTTATTTAGGAGTAGTAGGAGCAGTTAGAACAGGAAAATCAACATTTATAAAGAAATTCATGGAGCTTGTTGTCTTACCGAATATAAACAGTGAAGCAGAAAGATCACGGGCGCAAGACGAGCTGCCACAGAGTGCAGCAGGTAAAACAATCATGACGACAGAACCTAAATTCGTTCCAAACCAGGCTGCGACTGTTCATGTCGATGAGGGCTTAAACGTCAATATTAGGCTTGTGGACTGTGTGGGTTATACAGTGCCAGGTGCTAAAGGGTACGAGGATGAAAATGGACCAAGAATGATTACTACTCCTTGGTACGAAGAACCAATTCCTTTCCATGAAGCTGCGGAAATTGGTACAAGAAAAGTTATTCAGGAGCATTCAACAATTGGAGTAGTCGTGACAACGGATGGAACGATTGGCGAAATTCCTAGAAGTAACTATATTGAAGCAGAAGAAAGAGTAATTAACGAACTAAAAGAAGTTGGGAAACCTTTTATAATGGTTGTAAATAGTGCACAACCATACCATCCAAGCACAGAAACACTTAGATCAAGTTTAGCAGAAAAATATGATATTCCTGTACTTGCTATGAGTGTAGAAAGTATGCGCGATAGTGATGTTTTAAATGTCCTTCGTGAAGCACTTTACGAATTCCCAGTTCTTGAAGTTAACGTAAATCTACCAAGCTGGGTAATGGTGTTACGAGAAAATCACTGGCTTCGTGAAAGCTATCAAGAAGCTGTAAAGGAAACGGTTAAGGATATCAAGAGATTAAGAGATGTTGACCGAGTCGTACAACAATTCAGTGACTTTGACTTCATTGATAAAGCTGGTTTAGCTGGCATTGAAATGGGTTCAGGGGTGGCTGAAATTGATTTATTTGCCCCAGATGAACTGTACGATGATATTTTAAAAGAAATTGTGGGTGTAGAAATAAGAGGCAAGGATCATCTACTTGAGTTAATGCAGGATTTTGCACATGCAAAAGCTGAATATGATCACATTTCAGATGCGTTAAAGATGGTAAAACAAACAGGCTATGGTATTGCTTCACCAACACTTTCCGACATGAGCCTAGAGGAGCCGGAAATCATTCGCCAAGGTGCTAGATTTGGAGTAAGATTACGTGCTGTTGCACCATCTATCCATATGATCAAGGTAGATGTTGAATCTGAGTTTGCGCCAATTATCGGAACTGAAAAACAAAGTGAAGAACTTGTACGCTATTTAATGCAAGATTTCGAGGATGATCCGTTATCTATATGGAACTCTGATATCTTTGGACGAAGCTTGAGTTCCATTGTTCGAGAAGGAATCCAAGCAAAACTTTCCTTAATGCCAGAAAATGCGAGATACAAATTAAAAGAAACATTAGAGAGAATAATAAACGAAGGGTCAGGCGGCTTGATTGCCATCATCCTTTAG
- a CDS encoding heptaprenyl diphosphate synthase component 1, translating into MISLHDIRQKFTDIREQVEKKIFDSYLLEYIETPIIDEDKLLILISIMERIELSFSQMQNYAMSTMLIQIALDTHEHISNASKDEKSRQLTVLAGDYFSGLYYKLLADSDDIQLIKVLSEGIKEINEQKILVYQRESDSIEKLMTSVKMIESALLVKLSEFFKIELWNDFLSHLFLFKRLLKEKNQYIQTRNSVVFDALKKIVFPINECREKEISSEQQNHLLLICDQYIELSIQIIEKGLKQLPYLNDFLENRIYLLLKEYKPYAKTFVEEG; encoded by the coding sequence GTGATTAGTTTGCACGACATTCGACAAAAATTTACGGATATTAGAGAGCAGGTCGAAAAAAAGATTTTTGACTCTTACTTGCTCGAATATATTGAAACGCCCATCATTGATGAAGATAAGCTTCTCATTCTTATTTCCATCATGGAGCGAATCGAGTTATCTTTTAGTCAAATGCAAAATTATGCAATGTCAACCATGCTAATTCAAATTGCCCTTGACACTCATGAACATATATCAAATGCTTCCAAGGATGAAAAAAGCCGTCAATTAACGGTTTTGGCTGGAGATTATTTTAGCGGACTATATTACAAGCTCCTTGCTGATTCGGATGATATACAGTTGATTAAGGTTCTTTCTGAAGGAATCAAGGAAATAAATGAACAGAAAATCTTAGTATATCAAAGAGAATCTGATAGTATCGAGAAACTAATGACTAGTGTGAAAATGATTGAAAGTGCTCTTCTTGTTAAACTCTCAGAGTTCTTTAAAATAGAGTTATGGAACGATTTCTTATCGCACTTATTCTTGTTTAAACGATTATTAAAAGAAAAGAACCAATATATTCAGACGAGAAATTCAGTAGTATTTGACGCATTAAAAAAAATTGTCTTTCCCATTAACGAATGTAGAGAAAAAGAAATATCTAGTGAACAGCAGAATCATTTATTGCTTATTTGTGATCAATACATTGAATTATCTATACAGATTATTGAAAAAGGATTAAAACAATTACCATATTTGAACGATTTCCTAGAGAACAGGATTTATTTGTTATTAAAAGAATATAAACCATATGCAAAAACTTTTGTGGAAGAAGGGTAA
- the cmk gene encoding (d)CMP kinase yields MEKKLSIAIDGPAAAGKSTVAKIVAEKLSYIYIDTGAMYRSLTYKALMNHVNLEDEVSLLDTLLSSTIDLQPSETGQLVYLDNMNVTDEIRSAEVTNSVSYVAIHEQVRKEMVRRQQEFAVGGGVVMDGRDIGTHVLPNAELKVFLLASVEERAIRRHNENMQKGYPSDLEKLKEEIALRDKIDSEREVAPLKKADDAIEIDTTSLTIPDVVEKIMALVHERIG; encoded by the coding sequence ATGGAAAAGAAATTATCAATAGCAATTGACGGCCCTGCTGCAGCCGGAAAAAGTACAGTAGCAAAAATTGTAGCGGAAAAGCTTTCTTATATTTATATTGATACTGGTGCTATGTACCGGTCATTAACATATAAAGCTCTAATGAACCATGTTAACTTAGAAGATGAGGTTTCCTTATTGGACACGCTATTATCATCTACCATTGATTTACAACCCTCTGAAACAGGGCAATTAGTGTATTTAGATAATATGAATGTTACAGATGAAATTCGCTCTGCAGAAGTGACTAATTCTGTTTCATATGTTGCAATTCATGAGCAAGTTCGTAAAGAAATGGTTAGAAGGCAGCAAGAATTTGCTGTCGGTGGTGGTGTAGTGATGGATGGACGTGATATCGGAACTCATGTACTGCCAAATGCAGAATTAAAAGTATTCCTGCTTGCAAGTGTTGAGGAAAGAGCAATACGTCGTCACAATGAAAACATGCAAAAGGGGTACCCCTCAGACTTAGAAAAATTGAAGGAAGAAATTGCACTAAGAGATAAGATTGACTCAGAGAGAGAAGTAGCACCTTTGAAAAAAGCTGATGATGCAATCGAAATTGACACAACCTCTTTGACCATCCCTGATGTAGTAGAAAAAATTATGGCTCTGGTGCACGAAAGGATTGGTTAA
- the rpsA gene encoding 30S ribosomal protein S1 has product MAEELNQVEVKSFEVGEKVTGQVTKVEEKQVLVAIQGSKLDGIIPISELSSLHIEKATDAVAEGEELELEVLKVEEEALILSKRKVDAEKAWEQLEKQFQSGEVFETEVKDVVKGGLVVDLGVRGFVPASLVEAHFVEDFSDYKGRKLTFKIVELDKEKNRLILSHRAVIEEEKGKQKQDRISSLQVGQVIEGTVQRITDFGAFVDIGGIDGLVHISQLSYEHVDKPTDVVHEGQKVEVKVLSVDRDNERISLSIKETLPGPWSNISEKAPKGSTLDGVVKRLVSYGAFVEVFPGVEGLVHISQIAHKHIGTPHEVLKEGQEVKVKVLDTNEQDQRLSLSIKELLEKEVEENLDYELPEESKGFQLGEVIGDKLKNLGK; this is encoded by the coding sequence ATGGCTGAAGAACTAAATCAAGTAGAAGTGAAAAGCTTTGAAGTTGGAGAAAAAGTAACAGGACAAGTTACTAAAGTGGAAGAAAAACAGGTGTTAGTAGCTATTCAAGGAAGTAAGCTTGATGGAATTATTCCGATTAGTGAACTCTCTAGCCTGCATATTGAAAAAGCAACTGATGCAGTGGCAGAAGGTGAAGAATTAGAATTAGAAGTTTTAAAGGTTGAGGAAGAGGCATTAATCCTTTCAAAAAGAAAAGTAGATGCAGAGAAAGCATGGGAACAATTAGAAAAACAATTTCAAAGTGGCGAAGTATTTGAAACAGAAGTGAAGGACGTTGTAAAAGGCGGTCTTGTCGTAGATCTTGGAGTTCGTGGATTCGTCCCTGCGTCATTAGTGGAGGCACACTTTGTAGAGGATTTCAGCGATTATAAAGGACGAAAGTTAACGTTTAAAATTGTTGAACTTGATAAAGAAAAGAATCGCTTAATTCTCTCTCATCGTGCTGTTATAGAGGAAGAAAAGGGAAAACAAAAGCAAGATCGTATTAGCTCATTGCAAGTTGGTCAAGTGATTGAAGGTACTGTTCAAAGGATTACAGATTTTGGAGCATTCGTAGATATTGGTGGAATTGATGGTCTTGTTCATATTTCTCAATTATCGTACGAACACGTGGATAAGCCAACTGATGTTGTTCATGAGGGTCAAAAAGTTGAAGTGAAAGTCTTAAGTGTAGATCGAGACAATGAAAGAATTTCCCTTTCCATCAAAGAGACTTTACCTGGACCATGGTCAAATATTTCCGAGAAGGCACCAAAAGGAAGTACTTTAGATGGGGTAGTAAAGAGATTAGTTTCTTATGGAGCTTTCGTAGAGGTGTTCCCTGGCGTAGAAGGTCTTGTTCACATTTCCCAAATTGCTCATAAACATATTGGTACACCACACGAGGTATTAAAAGAAGGTCAAGAAGTGAAAGTAAAAGTCCTTGATACAAATGAACAGGATCAAAGACTATCACTAAGCATTAAAGAACTGCTTGAAAAAGAAGTTGAGGAAAACCTTGATTATGAACTTCCAGAAGAGTCAAAAGGCTTCCAATTAGGTGAAGTAATTGGCGACAAATTAAAGAATCTAGGAAAATAA
- a CDS encoding 1-acyl-sn-glycerol-3-phosphate acyltransferase: MTFYDFAKSVVSGVFKPWYRIEAIGVENFPKEGGVLLCSNHIHNFDPIVVGIMAPRPVHYMAKEEIFRVPVLGNVVRKCNAFPVKRGFGDREALRAGLKVLKEGNVFGLFPEGTRSKTGELRKGLSGAGFFALRSDAFVLPCAVIGPYKSFNKLKVVYGKPIDISEMRATKASADKVTELIMSEIQKLLDEHQ, encoded by the coding sequence GTGACGTTTTATGATTTTGCAAAGTCGGTAGTTTCCGGGGTTTTTAAACCTTGGTATAGAATTGAAGCTATTGGGGTAGAGAACTTTCCTAAAGAAGGGGGAGTTCTACTTTGCTCCAATCATATTCATAATTTTGATCCTATTGTGGTAGGTATTATGGCCCCACGTCCTGTTCACTATATGGCGAAAGAAGAGATCTTCCGTGTCCCTGTTTTAGGAAACGTTGTTCGTAAATGTAATGCTTTTCCTGTAAAAAGAGGTTTTGGCGATCGAGAGGCATTGCGCGCAGGATTAAAAGTTTTAAAAGAAGGGAATGTATTCGGCCTTTTTCCTGAGGGGACAAGGAGTAAAACCGGGGAACTAAGAAAAGGACTTTCTGGTGCAGGCTTTTTTGCTTTAAGGTCTGATGCTTTTGTGTTACCATGTGCAGTAATTGGTCCATATAAAAGTTTTAATAAATTGAAGGTAGTATATGGTAAACCAATTGATATTAGTGAGATGAGAGCTACTAAAGCTTCAGCTGATAAAGTGACTGAATTAATTATGTCAGAAATTCAAAAGCTATTAGATGAGCATCAATAG
- the mtrB gene encoding trp RNA-binding attenuation protein MtrB, giving the protein MEKRNSQNNEYVVIKAIDDGVNVIGLTRGTDTRFHHSEKLDKGEVLIAQFTEHTSAIKIRGNAKILTQYGEVESEMKK; this is encoded by the coding sequence GTGGAAAAGCGCAACTCGCAAAATAATGAGTATGTGGTTATAAAAGCGATTGATGATGGGGTAAATGTCATTGGATTAACTAGAGGAACCGATACTAGATTTCATCATTCTGAAAAGCTGGACAAGGGAGAAGTCCTTATTGCCCAATTTACGGAGCATACATCGGCTATTAAGATTAGAGGCAATGCAAAAATACTTACACAATATGGTGAAGTTGAAAGTGAAATGAAGAAATAA
- the folE gene encoding GTP cyclohydrolase I FolE produces MSQVNRAQIEEAVRLILEAIGDNPNREGVLDTPKRVAKMYEEVFSGINEDPKQHFETIFSEDHEELVLVKDIPFYSMCEHHLVPFYGKAHVAYIPKNGRVTGLSKLARAVEAVAKRPQLQERITSTVADSMMEKLEPHGVMVVVEAEHMCMTMRGVKKPGSKTVTTAVRGTLADDAVARAEVLSLIKY; encoded by the coding sequence ATGTCACAAGTAAATCGTGCCCAGATTGAAGAGGCGGTACGTTTAATATTAGAAGCAATTGGCGATAACCCAAACCGTGAGGGTGTTTTAGATACACCTAAACGTGTGGCTAAAATGTATGAAGAGGTTTTTAGCGGAATAAATGAAGATCCAAAACAGCATTTTGAGACAATTTTTAGTGAGGACCACGAGGAATTGGTATTAGTAAAAGATATCCCATTTTATTCAATGTGTGAACACCATCTCGTTCCTTTCTATGGGAAAGCGCATGTTGCTTATATTCCAAAAAATGGCCGGGTCACTGGATTAAGTAAATTAGCAAGAGCAGTAGAAGCGGTGGCTAAAAGACCTCAATTACAAGAACGAATTACTTCAACAGTAGCTGATAGCATGATGGAAAAGCTAGAACCTCATGGTGTTATGGTTGTGGTTGAAGCAGAACACATGTGTATGACGATGCGTGGTGTGAAAAAACCAGGTTCGAAAACTGTTACCACTGCTGTTCGTGGAACTCTTGCTGATGATGCAGTCGCTCGAGCTGAAGTGCTTTCCTTAATAAAGTATTAG
- a CDS encoding YpzI family protein: MGKDRQEKKLKASRRVESDRDQALHYPGATKLSTPEEARGLNDGKR, from the coding sequence ATGGGAAAAGACCGCCAAGAAAAAAAATTAAAAGCAAGTAGAAGAGTGGAATCAGATCGTGACCAGGCATTACACTACCCAGGTGCAACAAAGCTATCCACTCCTGAAGAAGCACGTGGATTAAACGACGGTAAAAGATAA